The Streptomyces sp. NBC_00576 genome contains the following window.
TCTTCGTCTCCGCGGCAGCCAGCAACTCGGGTCCGAACACGGTGGAGAACACTGCCCCCTGGGTCACGACGGTGGCGGCCACGACCCATGACACGAAGTACGACTACGCGCTGGTCCTGGGTGACGGAAGCCGGTTCCCCAACAGCGGCTTCAGTACGGGAGTTCCCTCGGCCCCGCTGATCAACGCCGTCGACGCTCGCAAAGAGTCGGCGGACGCCACCGAGGCCGCGATGTGCTTCACAGGCACGCTGGACCCGGCCAAGGCGAAGGGGAAGATCGTCGCCTGCGACCGCGGCGTCAACCTTATCGTCGACAAGGCCGACGAGGTGCGGGACGCCGGAGGTGTGGCGGTCATCGTCTCCAACACGCCGTCCAGCTCCCAGAGTTCCCTCTGGGGCGACTTCTCCGTCCCCATGTTCCCGCTGGGCCAGGAGGACGGCGCGAAGGTCAGGGCATACGCCGCGACGGAGGGCGCCGCCGCCGAACTCACCCCCTCGCAGCGCGTCCGCACACAGGCTCCCGCCGTCTCCGAGTTCTCCTCCGGCGGTCCCGACCCCTTCAGTAACGGCGACCTGCTCAAACCCGACCTCTCCGCACCGGGCAGCATGATCGCCGCGGGCACCGTGCCAGGAGGCGCCGCCGGATTCGCGGGCAGTTTCGGCTTCATGGACGGCACGTCGATGGCGACCCCGCACATCTCGGGCCTCGCGGCGCTGCTGAAGTCCCTGCACCCCGGCTGGTCGCCGATGGAGGTCAAGTCGGCCCTGATGACGACGGCCTCGGCAACCGACAACGAGGGCAAGCCCATCGGCCGGCAGCGTCCCACAGGCCAGCAGGGTGCGGACTCGGCGACCCCGCTCGATTACGGCGCCGGCCAGGTCCGGCCGGCCCTCGCCGCCGACCCCGGCCTGGTCTACGACTCCACTTCCGCCGACTGGACGTCATACCTGTGCTCCATCGGCCAGGAGCCGACCGCGGACGACGGCACCGACGCCTGCGCCACCGCCCCGAGGACCGACCCGAGCGACCTGAACTACGCGTCGATCGCGGTCGGCGACCTGGCCGGCCACCAGACACTTACCCGTACCGTCACCAACGTGGCCACGGCGACCGCCACCTACCAGGCGACCCTCCAGACCCCACCCGGCTACACGGCGCAGGTCACCCCGAAGCGGCTGACCCTGAGGCCGGGCGAGTCGGCAACCTACAAGGTGAAGCTCACCCGCACCGACGCCGCCTACGGCGACTGGTCGGACGGCTCCCTCACCTGGAGCGACGCCCACAGCCACCACCGGGTCACCAGCCCGATCGCCCTGCGCGCTACCCTGCTCGCCGCACCGGACGAGGTCTCCGTCGACGGCCGGAACCCCACCACGCTCACCACCCGGGTGGGCTGGACAGGCGACCTGACCGCGAAGGCGGACATCTACACCCCGGAGAAAACTACCGGAACCCTCACCGGCACCGACACCACCGACTTCGCGGCCGACCCGCACACGTCGGACGCGGTGGCGAAGACACAGATCCACGTCCCACAGGACGCCCCGTTCACCCGGGTAGCGACCACGGAGGCCGACCACATGCCCGGCAGCGACCTCGACCTGTACGCGTTCGACGCCGACGGCACACTCTTCAGTGCCTCGACCAAGGCGGGGTCGGACGAACACGCCGACCTGCCGCCCGGCGACTACGACGTGTACGTCGTCCAGTCCCAACTCCCGGAGGGCTCGACGAGCCAGCAGTTCACCCTGTGGACCTGGAAGGTGGGCCAGAACACCCCGGCCGTCCGCGCCGTGGTCACCCCCGCCACCCAGCAGGTCGTTGCCGGTGACCTGCGCGACCTGACGGTCACCTGGCCCGGGACCGTACCGGGTGAGCGCGATCTCGGGGTCGTCGAGTACGGCGACGGCTCCAGCACCGTGGGTCGCACGACCCTGACCTTCACGCAGTAACCGACTCCCGACGGAACTCCGCCCGCCGCCACGTACCAACAGGGCGGCGACGCGGACTACCCGACTAACTCGGCCGTCGGGCGGTCAGAACCGCCCGCCCGACGGCGCCGCAATACACAAGTCAGCTCTCTGGTCGAAGAAGGCATGGATACCGGCCTACAACGCCGATGACATCGAGCGGCCCGGTGCCCGGGTCGCGGAGATCACCGGCTCGCCCGCCCTGACCCTTTCTGGCCGAAGGACATGTGGCGGATCGTCCGCGAGGAGCGAAACGCGTTCATCGCCGTTACGGACGGGCGGGAGGTCCGAGCGCCCTGTCCTGGACGCGGCACCGGGCGTCCGGGGCGGCGCGGTCAGGCACCCGGCAAGCTCTCTCATCCGTTCATGGCGCGGTGAGCTCCGCGTTCCTCACTCCCCGAGAAGACGGCCCAGCCACCGCAGTCGTGCCGCCTGGGTCGCCTGGGACACCTCGGCGTGCGGTGCCATCATGTCGTAGCCGTGGAAACCGCCGGGCCACACGTGGAGTTCGGCGACCCCACCCGCCTGCCAGATCCTTGAGGCGTATGCAACGGTCTCATCCCGGAAGGTCTCCGCGGAGCTGATATCCAGGAAGGCCGGAGGCAGCCCGGACAGGTCTTCGGCCCGGGCCGGAGCGGCGTAGGCGGGCACGTTCGGGCCGCCGCACCGGTCGCCGAGCAGCGCGGTCCAGCCCATCTCGTTGGAGGCGTGGTCCCACACGCCCAGGCCCGCCATCTGGTGGCTGGACACCGTGTCATTGCGGTCGTCCAGCATCGGGCACATCAGCAGCTGGCCGATCGGCTGCGGACCCTTGCGGTCCCGGGCCAGCAGGGCCAGCGCCGCGGTCAGGCCGCCGCCCGCACTGGCTCCCGCGATGACGATCCGCTCAGCGTCGCCGCCGATCTCCTGCGCGTGCTCCGCCGTCCACACCAGACCGGCGTAGACGTCCTCGATCGCAGCCGGGTACGGGTTCTCGGGCGCCAGGCGGTACTCCACGGACACCACCACCGCGTCCAGCTCCCGCGCCCAGCCGAGCACCATGTCGACCCCGGTCCGGTTGTCGCCGAGGACCATTCCGCCGCCGTGGACGTGGTAGAAGACCGGGCGGGCACCGGCGGATGCGGCCGGGCGGGCGATCAGCAGCGAGATGTCGGGCGCGCCCTCGGGGCCCGGCACGATTCGGTCCTCCACCTCGAAGAACCCGTCGTGGTCCAGTGCCTCCGGATCTGGCCTGGCCGCTGCGATGCCCTGGCGTATCGCGGGCACCATGTCGATCGTGAAGGTCGAAGGAAGCGTCTCGGCGACAACCTCCAGAACGGCGGCGAGTTCGGGGTCGAACGGGGGCGGAACCAGGCTCATGGTTTCTCCTCATACATACGGGCACTTGCGGGCCGGCTGACAGTTGGTGGTCGTTCGGGGAGGCGGCGGACGAGGGCCGGGGTGCGGGAGGGGCGCTGTGCCCCGGTCCTCCGGGTCAGGCGACCGGTGTGAGGCGACCGGCGCGGATGGCGGCCACGACACCGCCGTCCACGAGCAGGTCGTTGCCGGTGATGAAGGTGGCGTTGGGGCCGAGGAGGAAGGCGGCGGCCTCGGCGATGTCGTCGGGAGTGCCCAGTCGGCCGGTTCCCGACGCGGCGATCATGGCGCGCATGATCTGGCCGCTTTCGCCGTCGAGTTCCTGCTGTCCCATGGGGGTGGCGATCACGCCGGGGCTGATGGAGTTGATCCGGGCTCCCCGCTCGCCCCAGGATGCGCTGGCGGCCTGGACACGCAGCCGGTTGCCGTACTTGGCCAGCGGATAGGCACTCTGTCCCACGACTTCCGGATCGGTGAAGGGCAGGTCCAGCAGATCGTCGGCGGGTGTGTGGGCGAGGGCCTGTTCCTGCTCCGCGGTCAGGGGGACGGGCAGCATGTGACCGGCCATGCTGGAGATCACCAGGCCTGCTCCGCCGGGCGCGACGACCCGCCCGAACTCCTCCAGGACCAGCGCCGTACCGAGCAGGTCCACCTTCAGGACAGCGGCGGCGGGGGCCTGAACAGGAGAGAGGCCCGCGGTGTGCACGACCTGGACCACGGGGCCGAGCTGTGCCGCCGCGTCCGCGAGAGCGGCGACCGAAGAGCGTGAGGAGACGTCCACCGTCTGCGTGACGATGTCGTGTCCCTGCCCGCGCAGGAGATCCGCGACGGAAGCGAGAGTCTCCTCGTTGAAGTCGGCGAGCAGCAGCTTGTTGCCGCTGCCCTGGCGCCGGGCGATGGCCTGTCCCATGCCGCCCACACCGATGACGACGACCACGTTTACACCCACGGACACCTCCTATATAGCGTTACGATACGTTTCGTAATTGGGGAGTGTACCTCTCGTAGGATGGGCGGCTATGGATGAGGTGCGGCGGCCTGGGCGGCCCCGGGACGCGGCCAGGGACAAGGCCATCCTCGACGCGGCGCGGGAGGTTCTCCTGCGCGACGGCTACGCCGGTCTGTCGATGGAGAAGGTCGCCGCCGCAGCCGGCGTCGGCAAACCCACGCTCTACCGCCGCTGGTCCTCCAAAGCGGCCCTCGTCGGCGATGCCGTCCTGCAAAGCTTCCTCACCACCGCGCCCGGCATCCGGCTGCCCGGCCGGCCAAACACCGACGGCGCCGCCCAGCAGCTGACCGCCTGGTTCCGTGCCTACGCCACATCGGTCGGCGACCCGCGCCATGCAGCCATGATCCTGGCGTTGACCGCTGCCGCCGCCGAGAGCCCGCACGACGCCGAAAGCCTGTACCAGCACCACACCCGCGCGCAGCACGAGGCCGTCGTGAGCTGCCTGCGCACGGGAGTGACGAGCGGCGAATTCCGCGCCGACGTCGAGGTGGAAGCGGTCGCCGACGCCCTCATCGGCTCCGTCCTCTACCAGCTCCTCACCCGCACAAGCAGCGCCTCACTCCACCGAACCGAACACCTGCTCGTTATCCTGCTGGCCGGACTGCGCAACCCTGATCACTGACTGCAGAGTCATGTCGTCATGGTGGGGCAGGACGAACCCCGGTGCCGGTTCGGGGAAGTCGCGTTCACATCCCTCCGTGGAGTGCCGCACAGGCCCTACTGACTCGGTAGTACGCGGCGGCCGTGAACGACGCTCGCCGCGCAGACCAGCACCTCCTCCGCGGAGTAGCCGGCGGACTGTCCGCCGACCACTCCGCGGAGTCGGCGGACAGTGCACCCAGCTGCGCCATCAGGCGCTGGGCACGTACTCGTTCATGCCGGGCAACCGCTGCGGTCAGACTCTGACTGCGGGGTGAAGTTCAGCCCGATGAGACGGGAGCCGGAGACCTGCGCCGCCATGGGCTCCAGGGCCGCGAGTTCATCGGCTCCGAGGACGAGGGTCGCGGCAGCGGTGTTCTCCTCCACCCGCGCGGGGCTGCGCGTCCCGGGGATAGGCACAACCGGCAATCCGTGGACGGCGGACCGGTGGTGGAGCCAGGCCAGGGCGACCTGAGCCGCTGTTGCCCCGCCGGCTGCGGCGATCCGGTGGAGTGGCGCCAGGATCGCGGTGTTGCGCTGGGCGTTCTCCCCGGTGAAGCGGGGCATCGTCCGGCGGTAGTCGTTGGCGGAGAGTTGGTCCGCGCTGGTGAATCCTCCGGCGAGGAATCCCCGCCCCAAGGGTGAGTAGGCCATGAGGGCCACTCCCAACTCGGCGGCCACCGGAACGACATCGGCCTCGACCTCCCGGGAGAACAGCGACCACTCCGACTGCACGGCGGCGATCGGATGGACCCGGTTGGCCCGGAGCAGTTCCTCGCCCGTCACCTCGGACAGGCCCAGTAGGCGGACCTTGCCCTCGTCGACCAGTTTGGCCATCTCGGCGACGGTGTCCTCGACGGGCGTCCGGGGGTCGAGACGGTGGGCGATGCAGAGGTCGATGGTGTCGGTGCCGAGCCTCCGCAGGCTGCCCTCGACCGCGGTGCGGAGGTATCCGGGAGAGTTGTCGATCCCCCGGTAGTGCGGATCGTCCGCCCTCCGCACCAGGCCGAACTTGGTGGAGACCAGCACCCGGTCGCGGTGAGCCCGCACAAACGGGGCCAGCAGTCTCTCGTTCTGCCCATGGCCGTAGTTGTCGGCGGTGTCGTAAAGGGTGACGCCGAGTTCCAGCGCCCGTTCCAGGGTCTTCAGGCACTCCTTCCGGTCGCTGGGGCCGTAGAACTCGCTCATACCCATGCAGCCGAGTCCCTGGGCCCCCACCGGCGGGCCGTCGACACCCAGCCGGGTGGTGGGAAGCGTGTCCGGCACGTTCATCCGGCCACCCGCCCCGCGCCGTCGGCCGCACGGTGGGAGCCCGGCTCCGCCCAGAGGGTGCCGGCGGCGAGCTCCTCGTCCACCTTCCTGAGGAGCTCGGCATCGATCTTCCGGATGTCGTCGACCATGTACCGCACGCCGGTGGCCTCCATCTCCGCGCGCTGGAAGTTGTGGGGCAAGGAGGCCGGTACACCGATGAATCCGGCTCCCAGGCGTTGGGTGACCTCGGCTACGCGGTTGATGTCGTCGACGAAGACGACCTCGTCGAACTCGTAGCCGAAGATGTCCCGGACGATCTCCTTGGTACCGGGCCGGAAGTCGTTGACGTCGACGTAGGGGATCTCGCTGTCGAAGTACTCGGCGAGGTGGCCGAGATGGGTGTCGAAGGTGTACTCGCGGTTGCGTCCTCCGTAGCAGACGACGCGGACACCGGCCTCCCGCAAAGTGGCGAGGAGTTCTTCGGCGCCTGGGATCACCTGGACCGGGTTCTCCCTGAGATATTCCTCGCGCTCCTTGAAGAACGCCCCGATGGTCTCCTTGGCCGACCACGGGAGCTTGCAGGCAAGGGCCATGTTCTGGCCGGCCGCCAGCTGGGGCGAGCCCCAGACGCCGCGTTCGACGGCCGCGGTGTACTCGCCGCCGTGCCGGGTGACGAACCGTTCGATGACGGGGCTGTACGTGTCGTTGAGCAGTACGCCGTCACTGTCGAGCGCGACGAGGCGGATCTTCTGAAGGGGGTTCATCAATACCTCCGGGTGATGGTTATCCAGATGGGAAGGGGGTTGTTCCAGGCGGGTGCTGATCAGGCGGTCGTGAGCACCAGTGCCGCGTTGTGGCCGCCGAAGCCGAGCGAGGTGCTCACGGCGACGTCCACCAGGGCGCTGCGGGGAGATCCGCTCACCACGTCGAGCTCCAGCTCGGGATCGAGCCGGGTCAGGTTGGCTGTCGGCGGAACACTGTTGTGTTCGATCGCGAGCGCGGTGTACGCGGCCTCGATGGCGCCGGCCGCGCCGAGCGTGTGCCCGATGACGCCCTTGGCCGAGGTCACCAAGGGCCGGGCGCCCAGCACCCGCTGGAGTGCCCGCCCTTCGGTGACGTCGTTCAGCGGAGTCCCGGTGCCGTGCGCGTTGACGTGATCCACATCAGCGGCGCCGAGCTGCGCGTCGGCCAGCGCGGCCCTGAGCGCCCGTTCGATGCCTTGACCTTGCGGATCGGGCGCTGTGGCGTGGTAGGCGTCGGTGGAACTGCCGTACCCCCGCACGACGGCCCGGACGCGCGCGCCGCGCGCCCGGGCGTCCGCCATCCGTTCCAGGACCAGGACGCCCGCGCCCTCGGCGGCCACAAATCCGTCACGGTCGGTGTCAAAGGGGCGGGACGCCCTCTCCGGCTCCCGCCCGCGCCCGGACAGCGCGCCCATCCTGCCGAGCCCGGCCATGACCAGCGGGGTCAGCGCGGACTCGGTCCCTCCGGCCAGCACCACATCGCAGGCCCCGGAGCGCAGAAGTTCCCGTGCTGTGCCCACCGCGGTGGCCCCCGAGGCGCAGGCGGTCGCCGTGACCAGACTCGGTCCTCGGGCACCGAGGTCGATCGCGACCTGTGCGGCGGCCATGTTCACCATGAATCTGGGGATCAGGAGCGGGGAGACATTGCGCGGTCCCTTCTCCAGCAGGTTGCCGTGCTGCTGCTCCAGGGATTGCATCCCGCCGAGCGAGTTGCCGAGCACGACGCCGACCCGGGCACCGTCCCAGGTGGCGGGATCCCAGCCGGCCTCCTCGACGGCCTGCCGGGAGGAGGCAATCGCCAGTTGCACGAACCGGTCCAGCTGCCAGGCGGAGAATCCCCCGAGCAGGGCGGCCGGATCGAATCCGGGCACCCGGCAGCTGAAGTCGACCGGGGAACCGCGCAGTTCCTCGTCGGTGGCTGCACAAGAGACCCCCGACAACAGGCGGTCCCAGTTCTCCTTGACTCCGATACCGGCGGGGGTGACCAACCCGAGCCCGGTGATTGCCGCTTCGAACGGGCGCGCAGGGCCCGTCATCAGAGCACGGCCTTCTTCGCCGCCACCAGTTCAGCTGCTTCGGCGATGGTCATGTGGTCGCGCAGTTCGCCGTCCGCCACCCTGATGTCCAGTTCGTTCTCCAGAACGAGCGCCAGCTCCACGAGAACCAGGGAGTCGAACCTGATGTCCGCGAACGTCGCATCGGAGTGAATCAGTTGGCGGTCCACCTTGAAGTGATCTGACAACACATCGGTAATTACCTTCTGGAACTGGTTCATTTTCGCGCTCCTGACTGGTCAGCTGATGGTGCGGGGAGGATTCGAATTCCGGGGTGCACGATGTGCGGCCAGACGAGGGCCACCGACCCCCATGCGAGTCCGCCGCCGAAACCGGCCAGAACCACGCGGTGTCCTGGCCTGAGCTCGCCGGAGAGGACACCGTCGGAAAGCGCCAGCGGAATCGAGGCGGCGACCGTGTTGCCGACCCTGTCGATGTTGGACAGGAAACGCTCGGCGGGCAGCGCAAGCCGGTGAGCGGTCGCCGTGACGATCCGGGCATTGGCCTGGTGCAAAACGAACCGGTCGATCTCATCCAGCGGCCACCCGGCCCGCGCCGCGGTCTCCCGCGCCGAAGCGGACATCCGGTGCACCGCCTCGGCGAAGACGGCCCGCCCCCGCATCGTGAGAAAGGTGTCCTCCGGCTTGACCGGCAGGCCGGTGGAGCGCTGCCGTGAGCCGCCCGCCGGAATCTCGACGAGGTCGCTGCGGCTGCCGTCGCTGCCGAGGCTCAGGCCCAGCAGCGCCCCCGGCTGATCGAGGGATCCCGCCCGCAGTACGACCGCCCCTGCCCCGTCGCCGAAGACGGCTCTGGTCGTACGGTCCGCCGGGTCGAGAATCGTGGAGAAGGTGTCGGCGCCTATGACCAGCACGCTCTCGGCGACTCCTGTCGCGATCAGCCCCGCCCCGGCTGCGAGGGCGTAGACGAAGCCGGCGCACACGGCCGCCACGTCGAAGGCCGGCACCGTGCCCAGTCCGAGTCGGCTCGCCACCTCGGGCGCGGTCGCCGGACTCAGCCGGTCCGGTGTGCTGGTCGCAAGGACCAACGCACCGACGCCCACCAGGCCGGCAGACTCCAGCGCCCGCCTCCCCGCCTCGACGGCGAGGTCGCCGGTGGCCTCGCCCGGGGCGATCACATGACGCTGCCGGATGCCGGTACGTGTTCGGATCCACTCGTCGTCGGTGCCCAGGAGGGCGGCGAGTTCATCGTTGGTCACCACCGTGCGCGGCACCCAGCCGCCCAGGCCGGCGACGACCGCCGCACGGTCCGTGCCGCTCATCCGAGGCACCCCGGGCTCGTGGGCCGCGCACGGAAGCTGGTGGCCATGACGACCTTCGTGCGGGCGATCTCCGCCCCTCGCTGGTGGAAAGTCACCTCGACGGCTCGGTGGCGCTCACGGCCGTCCGACGCCACGTCCCGGTCTCCGCCGTCCGACGGTCGCGCCGCCGTGAGAACGACGGGCTCGTCAAGCTCGGCGAATGCGAGAAACGACGACTCCACCGCGACAATGCCGCCGAGGCGCGGCGCGATGCCGTCCCACTCCTCCAGCGCCAGCACCGCCATCTGACAGGCCGCCTCCGTCAGCACCATCCCGGGGACGTGGTCCTGCGGGTGGTCGAAGTAGCTGGGGTTGTCCGTGGCGAGGCGCAGGGTCGCGGTGAGGGTGCCCCGAGCGACACCGACGTCGCGCAGCAGGGCATCCATCGCTCTGGTCCGCCCCACCCTGGCCGGATCGACCGGCTGTCCCGCCCCGGCCGTCGGCTGCTCGTCCGACATCGCCGGAGGGTGCCCGCGCCTGCGCGACCTGACGGACGCGTAGGCGTCTTTGGCCAGGTAGCCGACGTCCATCCGGACCTGCCCGACCTGGGTGTCGGCCAGCCACAGCCGGAATTCGTAGACCATGCCGTGCGCTCTGGCCGCGGCAGGGCCGCGGCGCTCGGCAACCGCCGTCATGAACAGTTGATTCGAGCCGGACGGCACGGCGGCGAAGGCCTCCGGAGAGACTTCGAGGGACCAGTTCCGCAGGATGAAACCGGCGCCCGTCTCCACACCGAAGAAGGCGTGCGCGGCAAAGGTCTCGGCCTGTCGGCAGCATTCCAGCAGGAGCATCGGATCAGGGCCCCCGGCCGCATGAGTGCGTCCGGTGTAGTACGGATGCGACGGGGGCAGCACGGCGGCTGCCACGAAGCTCTGCGCATCCACCTGCAGCACGTCGGTCAGGAAGACCTCGGTGAGGTGGCGGCGGTGGATCATCTCCCGGGCCACGGTGTGGGAGAAGTTCAGCTGCGCGGCGGACTCCGGAAGGGCGGTGGCGCGCGTCGGGATGGGCATTCCTTGTCACCTCTCCATGTCTGTCGGAGCCCCGCGGTCCGGGAGTGACCCCATGACGACGCGGAGCAGCTCGCCCGCGGGCAGGGCGGGATCGCGGCCCAGCAGGGTGGTGGCCAGCAGGTACGGATCCGCGTAGCGCCGCCGCCCCGCCCTCGCGGCCAGAAACCGTCCGGCGGTGCGGTGCTCGGAGCCGTCGGGGGGCAGGGGGCCGCCGGACTCGTCGAGCAGCCGGACGGCGCGGCGCATCCATCGCCGAAGATGCCCGAGCGAGAAGGACGAGCGAGCTGTCCTGCCCAGACCGGCCACCAGGTACAGGCGCAGGCCGAGCTGGAACGCCTCGGGTCCGAACTCGTCGACCAGCGCACCGGCGAACGCCCCCAGGGTGTGGCCCTGCCAGCCACCGAACCTGGTCGACCGGACGACTCCGTCGATCGGGACCCGGGGGACCTCGAACCGTACGACAGTGGCGCCGAGAGCGGTGAACACATGGGCCAGCGTCTGGTAGTCGGTGCGCAGGTCGACGTCATGGGCCAGTACCACCAGGTCGTGGCTGTCCAGGAGCGGCACCAACTGGCGGAGCAGGTAGAGCAGGTAGTTGGCCTGCCCGTCCGGGCTGGTGACGGCCCGCAGCGGCAGCCCCGCAGCGGTGGCGTCCAGATAGGCGGGCGCTCGCAGCCCCCGGGCGTCGATGCACAGGTTCCGGCTGACGAGGAGATCCAGGACGGCGGCCTCGGAGGCCGGCTCCGGGCCGGTGCGGCCCAGTCCGGGATCGGCCATACCGAGCAGCCGGTAGTGGCCCTCCCAGATGTCGAGGAGACGTGCCGTCACCGGGTGGGTCCAGCCTGCCTCGGCACGTCGGACCACCGGTAACAGGTCGGCCTCCGGTGCGGGCCCGGCTCGGTTGTAGGCGGTGTACAGCTCGCCTATCTCTTCCTCGCTCAGGGCTTCGTGTGCCGCGCCGGGGTGGCAGCGGTCGAGGTACTCCCAGAATCCGGCCACCTGCCGGCTCCCGGCGAAGGCGGTGTGGTGATACACGAAGGTCACATCGGCGAACGTGGCCGTGGCCCGGTGGAGCATGTCGAGGGAGAGCAGGTACTTCAGGTGAGTCGGCGTCAGCGGTTTGGTGGGGCTGACAGGCACCGGTGCGAGCAGGATGCGGGCTCTGGGCTGCTGTGCTGTGGCGCGTGCCAGGGTGTCGGCCGCGTGCACACCCGCCGTCATCGCTGCTCCACCGCGCCGTCGAGCGCTGTCCTGAGACGGCGGATCACGTCCTCGGCCTCGGCCGGGGTGCAGTATCCGGGATCGGCGACAAAGCCCCGCCCGCTCTGCTTCCCCTCGGTGCGGGGCACCAGCCACGTATGGAAGTGCCCGGTGCCCTCCATGCAGGAGAAGACATGAATACGGGGGGCTCCGGTGGCCTCCTTCAGGGGATCGGTGAGCCGCTGGACCAGCGGACCGAAGGTGGCGGCCTCGTGGGCGTCGAAACCGGCGTGGTCCAGGAAGTGCCGGCGGGACTCGATCAGCAGGGTCCCGGCCGGCCAGTACGGAGTGGGGCCGTGTCCGACCCGCCAGGTTCCGTCATCGATGACGTGCCCGCCGGGCGGTTTGGCGAAGCCCGCCCAGGGCGGCACCGGCTCGCCCGCGTACTTGCGGCAGATCAGACAGTCCTGCTGGAGGGGGCTGCGCCCGCTCAGCAGTCGGCTGAACGGATCGCGGACGCGTGCCAGCGGTTCCAATTGCGCGTGCAGTGCGTACCAGGCGTCGATTGCGGCGGCCTCCGCCGCCGGGTCCGCCGGGTGGAAGGCGCCCACCACATCGACGTCCTGAGCAGGCGGCAGGTCCTGCGCGTGCTCGCCACGGCTCCTCGCATATCTCGCGACGGCCTCCTCGAGCAGCGGGACCTCGGTCGCGAGGAGCGAACTGAGTTCGGCGGTCAGACCGCCTCCGCCGTCCGCAGCGGCTGGGCGGTCCTCCGCGACGACCGCCGTCCTGAGCGATTCCGAAAGACTCCGCAGCCTTGAGGAGAGCGCCAGGCGGGCCAGATCGTCATCGGTGAAGTCGGGAATGTCCATGGTTTCCTCGCCGTCCAATCGCTGTTGAGTGGTGCTGTTACCTGTGGTCGGTCGGGCTGTGGCGGCCGTGGTGTGACATGTCGGAGAGCCAGACGTGGCAACGGAGCCGTTCCGGGTCGTCGGGCGCGTGGTGGACGCGGGCATAGCCCGAAGTCCCGCCGACCGCTTCGGCACCGAGGTCGGGGCTGTGGATCAGCCGAAGACGTTCGTCCAGCCGGAGGCGGCCTTGGAGTACGGACTCGCTCAGGGCGTGGTGGAGGTGAATGAGGTAGTCGGCGAGTTTCACGTCCCGTACGGCGATGTGCATGGGCCGGCACGGGCCGCCGGGTGTGGGAGGCGAGCCAGCCGGGGTTTCGGCAGGTGCGATCTCGATGTCCGGGCGGAGTTCCGGAAGAACCCCGGAGACCGGTTTGTACAGCCGGATCGGGCCGGGCAGATGCTGGGGCGCATAGGGCCCGAGCCAGGCGGTGGTCCCGGTCGGGGAGACCAGGCGGGGCGGTGTGCGCTCGGTGAGGTTGGCGGGGTTGCCAAACAGGAAGAGCGTCCGGGTCCAGGATCGGCGCCAGGCGTCCGCTTCGGCCGGGGCAAGTCCTGCCGCGAATGCGCGTGCGCCGTTGACCAGGCCGTCCAGGTCGAAGGAGCGTAGGAGCACCACGACGGTGGCCTCCGAGGGAGGCCCTGCCGCGGGGTCCCGAGGCGGGCCGCCCACCCAGGCGGCGCGTTCGGCGAGGAGTTCGGCCAGCCGCTTCTGCGTCGGCGACCCCACGGTCGTCGGGTGTTCGGTCGAGGTCACCGCAGTGCCTCCGTCCGCAGGGAGGCGAGTACGTCGGCCATGACGGTGTCCGGATCGGCCGAGCCGTCGATGACGGTCAACGGCACGTCGCCGACCTCCTTCAGCAGCGCCTCGCGCAGTTCGGACTGCAACTGAAGGAAGCCGGCCCGGCCCGCGGTTCCGGGGCGCTGCTCAAAGGCGTTGAGAAGGGCTCCCTGACCGCTGCGCGCCCAGATGACCTCGGGCGGGACGTCCAGGTAGAGCACCCCCCTCGGCCTGGGGAAGAGCCGCCAGAGGTCGAAGGTGGGGTCGTGCTCCAGCCCGAGCAGGCGGCATTTGGCGAGAAGCTTGTAGAAGTACGAGTCGACGATCACCGGTTCCGGCCCGGTGGAGCGGGCGAGTTGGTCGCGCAGATGCAACACGA
Protein-coding sequences here:
- a CDS encoding aldo/keto reductase, with protein sequence MNVPDTLPTTRLGVDGPPVGAQGLGCMGMSEFYGPSDRKECLKTLERALELGVTLYDTADNYGHGQNERLLAPFVRAHRDRVLVSTKFGLVRRADDPHYRGIDNSPGYLRTAVEGSLRRLGTDTIDLCIAHRLDPRTPVEDTVAEMAKLVDEGKVRLLGLSEVTGEELLRANRVHPIAAVQSEWSLFSREVEADVVPVAAELGVALMAYSPLGRGFLAGGFTSADQLSANDYRRTMPRFTGENAQRNTAILAPLHRIAAAGGATAAQVALAWLHHRSAVHGLPVVPIPGTRSPARVEENTAAATLVLGADELAALEPMAAQVSGSRLIGLNFTPQSESDRSGCPA
- a CDS encoding HAD family hydrolase → MNPLQKIRLVALDSDGVLLNDTYSPVIERFVTRHGGEYTAAVERGVWGSPQLAAGQNMALACKLPWSAKETIGAFFKEREEYLRENPVQVIPGAEELLATLREAGVRVVCYGGRNREYTFDTHLGHLAEYFDSEIPYVDVNDFRPGTKEIVRDIFGYEFDEVVFVDDINRVAEVTQRLGAGFIGVPASLPHNFQRAEMEATGVRYMVDDIRKIDAELLRKVDEELAAGTLWAEPGSHRAADGAGRVAG
- a CDS encoding beta-ketoacyl-[acyl-carrier-protein] synthase family protein, whose product is MTGPARPFEAAITGLGLVTPAGIGVKENWDRLLSGVSCAATDEELRGSPVDFSCRVPGFDPAALLGGFSAWQLDRFVQLAIASSRQAVEEAGWDPATWDGARVGVVLGNSLGGMQSLEQQHGNLLEKGPRNVSPLLIPRFMVNMAAAQVAIDLGARGPSLVTATACASGATAVGTARELLRSGACDVVLAGGTESALTPLVMAGLGRMGALSGRGREPERASRPFDTDRDGFVAAEGAGVLVLERMADARARGARVRAVVRGYGSSTDAYHATAPDPQGQGIERALRAALADAQLGAADVDHVNAHGTGTPLNDVTEGRALQRVLGARPLVTSAKGVIGHTLGAAGAIEAAYTALAIEHNSVPPTANLTRLDPELELDVVSGSPRSALVDVAVSTSLGFGGHNAALVLTTA
- a CDS encoding phosphopantetheine-binding protein gives rise to the protein MNQFQKVITDVLSDHFKVDRQLIHSDATFADIRFDSLVLVELALVLENELDIRVADGELRDHMTIAEAAELVAAKKAVL
- a CDS encoding beta-ketoacyl-ACP synthase III — protein: MSGTDRAAVVAGLGGWVPRTVVTNDELAALLGTDDEWIRTRTGIRQRHVIAPGEATGDLAVEAGRRALESAGLVGVGALVLATSTPDRLSPATAPEVASRLGLGTVPAFDVAAVCAGFVYALAAGAGLIATGVAESVLVIGADTFSTILDPADRTTRAVFGDGAGAVVLRAGSLDQPGALLGLSLGSDGSRSDLVEIPAGGSRQRSTGLPVKPEDTFLTMRGRAVFAEAVHRMSASARETAARAGWPLDEIDRFVLHQANARIVTATAHRLALPAERFLSNIDRVGNTVAASIPLALSDGVLSGELRPGHRVVLAGFGGGLAWGSVALVWPHIVHPGIRILPAPSADQSGARK
- a CDS encoding AfsA-related hotdog domain-containing protein — protein: MPIPTRATALPESAAQLNFSHTVAREMIHRRHLTEVFLTDVLQVDAQSFVAAAVLPPSHPYYTGRTHAAGGPDPMLLLECCRQAETFAAHAFFGVETGAGFILRNWSLEVSPEAFAAVPSGSNQLFMTAVAERRGPAAARAHGMVYEFRLWLADTQVGQVRMDVGYLAKDAYASVRSRRRGHPPAMSDEQPTAGAGQPVDPARVGRTRAMDALLRDVGVARGTLTATLRLATDNPSYFDHPQDHVPGMVLTEAACQMAVLALEEWDGIAPRLGGIVAVESSFLAFAELDEPVVLTAARPSDGGDRDVASDGRERHRAVEVTFHQRGAEIARTKVVMATSFRARPTSPGCLG